A single Caretta caretta isolate rCarCar2 chromosome 2, rCarCar1.hap1, whole genome shotgun sequence DNA region contains:
- the RPL14 gene encoding large ribosomal subunit protein eL14, whose protein sequence is MVFKRYVEIGRVAYISFGPHAGKLVAIVDVIDQNRALVDGPCSGVRRQAMPFKCMQLTDFVLKFPHSARQKHVRVAWEKENINEKWIGTRWAKKIEAREKKAKMTDFDRYKVMKAKKMRNRIIKHEVKKLQKQSSKKA, encoded by the exons ATG GTGTTCAAACGTTACGTTGAGATTGGCCGAGTTGCCTACATCTCCTTTGGGCCACATGCTGGCAAGCTGGTGGCAATTGTGGATGTTATTGACCAGAACAGG GCGCTGGTTGATGGCCCCTGCAGTGGTGTAAGAAGGCAGGCTATGCCCTTCAAGTGCATGCAGCTAACCGATTTTGTACTGAAATTCCCACACAG TGCTCGTCAGAAGCATGTGCGAGTTGCCtgggagaaagaaaatattaatgaaaaatggATAGGTACAAGGTGGGCAAAGAAGATTGAAGCCAGAGAAAAG AAAGCCAAGATGACAGACTTTGATCGCTACAAGGTCATGAAGGCAAAGAAAATG AGGAACAGGATCATCAAGCATGAAGTAAAGAAGCTCCAGAAGCAATCTTCCAAAAAAGCATAA